One Vespa velutina chromosome 12, iVesVel2.1, whole genome shotgun sequence DNA window includes the following coding sequences:
- the LOC124953473 gene encoding uncharacterized protein LOC124953473, translated as MSQPTLNSSFSGINFVGMNRGSRLSYTSLRAPSGDNSINEEERLSTPNVHRLGGSAGENISTADNGSRFSQPDVRRFALRQDVPAKRERLSQPTLLSGDYYPIRGQQRLSQPCLSTVRDSGIPTMILQSPSPPPMKHKRFSPISAATHRERLSQLDIGGKYRNWKDVSNSTMKFNRDRFSIPELETQNDLKLMAGTPKQRFSLDSQLTRNQDSGRSRLLPIASSPISEHQQSKFDEITGTVNPGSNKLKTPTRECLESIIVASTTPILPPGDRRLFESTIALRSISPTAISSIAPGTKSTSTSITTTSTMAMIKGISTTVLPPRERMSVPEIRNSSLRRLLDPPTRQRHSITGNLRQCLLSPSKVHDITRKPYKFSIDEALEKLKKEKEKEKDKDKDKNKEEVKEKEKENIMANEPDLDIIQPPKHIQRHYSYTYDINDEGSSIGKISVSSIPKKKFLESNFDENEQVITTVIETDVPVILGTPKYFKRMQAYSSETPKWIRKYLDSSDGPKFGKKSTTGTGNKETSKSSRKGSRRKSSLESIEAEKKPENKTRSKSVSSGERSPMMKSTGISQEFMNNIKNTYVRIVPTSNMQENRYEIAVGSSWTQGNDNHGSYGVVDGDDTDSDDSTSI; from the coding sequence ATGTCACAGCCAACCTTGAATTCAAGTTTCAGCGGCATCAATTTCGTTGGTATGAACCGTGGTTCGCGTTTATCTTATACGAGTTTGAGGGCACCCTCAGGCGACAACAGTATAAACGAGGAGGAGAGACTTTCAACGCCTAATGTTCATCGACTTGGTGGTAGCGCCGGTGAGAATATATCCACGGCTGATAATGGCTCGAGATTCTCACAACCTGATGTCAGACGTTTTGCCTTACGGCAGGATGTACCAGCTAAACGTGAAAGACTCTCTCAGCCTACTCTTCTATCAGGCGATTATTATCCAATTCGTGGACAACAGAGATTATCTCAACCATGTTTGTCCACCGTTAGGGACTCTGGTATACCAACGATGATACTCCAATCACCATCGCCACCTCCCATGAAGCACAAAAGATTTTCACCGATTTCTGCAGCCACTCATAGAGAACGTCTATCACAATTGGATATTGGCGGGAAGTATAGAAATTGGAAGGATGTCTCTAATTCtacaatgaaatttaatcgTGATAGATTCTCTATACCCGAATTGGAAACTCAGAATGATCTGAAATTGATGGCTGGTACGCCTAAACAAAGATTCAGTCTTGACAGTCAATTGACACGTAATCAGGATAGTGGAAGATCGAGATTATTACCAATAGCTAGCTCTCCAATCTCTGAACATCAACAGAGCAAATTTGATGAGATTACCGGTACTGTAAATCCCGGATCCAATAAACTGAAGACTCCTACGCGTGAATGTTTAGAAAGCATTATCGTTGCTAGCACAACACCTATCTTGCCACCGGGAGATCGAAGATTATTCGAATCTACAATAGCACTTAGATCTATCTCACCGACGGCCATTTCATCTATAGCACCTGGAACCAAATCAACATCTACGTCGATAACTACAACCTCAACAATGGCTATGATCAAAGGTATATCAACAACTGTCTTACCACCTAGAGAAAGAATGTCTGTACCAGAGATCAGAAACTCAAGTTTACGTCGTTTGTTGGATCCACCGACTAGACAAAGACACAGCATTACAGGTAATCTTAGACAATGTCTACTTTCACCTAGTAAAGTCCATGATATCACGAGGAAACCatacaaattttctatcgacgaagctttggaaaaattaaagaaagaaaaagaaaaagagaaggataaagataaggacaaaaataaggaagaagttaaagaaaaagagaaagaaaatatcatggCCAACGAGCCCGATCTCGATATAATCCAACCCCCAAAACACATTCAACGCCATTATTCTTATACCTATGATATCAATGACGAAGGTAGTTCAATTGGTAAGATCTCAGTTAGTAGTATAcctaagaaaaaatttttagagAGTAACTTTGATGAGAATGAACAAGTGATTACAACCGTAATAGAAACTGATGTACCAGTTATATTAGGTACaccgaaatatttcaaaagaatgCAAGCTTACTCAAGTGAGACACCTAAATGGATCAGAAAGTATTTAGACAGTAGCGACGGTCCTAAATTTGGTAAGAAAAGTACAACGGGCACTGGTAATAAAGAGACCTCAAAATCTAGCAGAAAAGGTAGCAGAAGAAAAAGTTCTTTGGAATCGATCGAGGCTGAAAAAAAACCAGAGAATAAGACTCGATCGAAATCGGTAAGTAGCGGCGAAAGAAGTCCAATGATGAAGAGCACCGGTATCAGTCAAGAATTCatgaacaatattaaaaacacTTACGTTAGGATCGTGCCAACCAGTAATATGCAAGAGAACAGATATGAAATAGCCGTAGGATCGAGTTGGACTCAAGGTAATGACAATCATGGATCGTATGGTGTTGTTGATGGTGATGATACCGATTCGGATGATTCTACCTCTATTTAA
- the LOC124953470 gene encoding complement component 1 Q subcomponent-binding protein, mitochondrial, with the protein MNCLVRNLLRGSTIKNILSSTSNNSLTNSNLYRTLWNMCNRQNDAIISFAVPKIQNLQIYNYKCNRNAHTKAEKELVEFLAEEIVAEKKAQKLKTIPTELDGFKVSLDSAEVTLEKSNQGEIIRVSFNVNHTVDTSSEPEIDPQSDNADIGEMKSKPSFTVDIVRGNQTLGFTCSFNSEPGASGADDSYNDIFGIDEITFYEGEHSDKVYAVAGEIIDGYLYDLLMNYLEEKGISNGFAEKIIELSTSYEHTAYVSLLEGLSKFTSKK; encoded by the exons atgaattgTTTAGTAAGAAATCTGCTTCGTGGGtctacgattaaaaatattttatcttcaaCTTCTAACAATAGTTTAACGAATAGCAATTTATATCGGACATTGTGGAACATGTGCAACCGGCAGAACGATGCTATAATATCTTTTGCCGTTCCGAAAATTCAgaatttacaaatttacaaTTACAAATGTAATAGAAATGCTCATACGAAag cGGAGAAGGAATTAGTAGAATTCTTGGCTGAAGAAATAGTTGCAGAAAAGAAAGCTCAGAAGTTAAAAACTATCCCAACAGAATTAGATGGTTTTAAGGTATCTCTGGATAGTGCTGAAGTTACTCTTGAGAAGAGTAATCAAGGCGAAAT AATTAGAGTTTCATTCAATGTAAATCATACGGTAGATACCAGTTCTGAGCCAGAAATTGATCCTCAAAGTGATAATGCAGATATTGGAGAAATGAAAAGCAAACCATCATTTACCGTTGATATAGTAAGAGGAAATCAAACTTTAGGATTTACATGTTCATTTAATAGCGAACCAGGAGCATCTGGAGCTGATGATAGCTATA ATGACATTTTTGGTATAGACGAAATAACTTTCTACGAAGGAGAACATAGCGATAAAGTATATGCAGTCGCTGGTGAAATCATCGATGGT tATCTATACGATCTCTTGATGAATTATCTCGAAGAAAAGGGTATTTCAAATGGATTTGCTGAAAAAATCATCGAACTTAGTACAAGTTATGAACATACAGCGTATGTTAGTTTATTAGAAGGTCTTTCAAAATTTACCTCTAAAAAATAA